The following are encoded in a window of Ricinus communis isolate WT05 ecotype wild-type chromosome 4, ASM1957865v1, whole genome shotgun sequence genomic DNA:
- the LOC8264630 gene encoding fe(2+) transport protein 1, whose amino-acid sequence MATRVKLRSKMVVSLLIILSFALTAFAEECESKSDGGGRGCHDKAKSLKLKLIAIASILITSMIGVCLPLFSRAVPALMPDRDLFAIVKAFASGVILATGYMHVLPDSFDCLRSECLPENPWRKFPFTTFVAMLSALFTLMVDSFAMSYYKKWGIDNGATGGGHHHHIKGAEELGNLAVEDNTDGKANSEVLLRHRVVAQVLELGIVVHSVVIGLSMGASDNPCTIRPLIAALCFHQLFEGMGLGGCILQAEYGMKIKAMMVFFFSATTPLGIALGIGLSNVYSDNSPTALIVVGLLNASSAGLLNYMALVDLLAADFMGPKLQQNLKLQILAYVSVLLGAGGMSLMAKWA is encoded by the exons ATGGCTACGAGGGTAAAGCTCCGATCGAAGATGGTTGTTTCTCTGCTCATAATTCTCTCTTTTGCTCTAACAGCATTTGCAGAAGAATGCGAGTCGAAATCAGATGGTGGCGGTCGAGGGTGTCACGACAAGGCGAAATCTTTGAAGCTAAAGCTGATTGCAATAGCTTCAATCTTGATTACTAGCATGATTGGAGTGTGTCTGCCGTTGTTCTCGCGCGCAGTCCCAGCTCTTATGCCCGATAGAGATTTGTTTGCTATTGTCAAAGCCTTTGCTTCAGGGGTTATATTAGCAACTGGGTACATGCATGTATTGCCCGActcttttgattgcttgaggtcCGAGTGTTTGCCTGAAAATCCTTGGAGGAAGTTTCCCTTTACCACGTTTGTTGCCATGTTGTCGGCTTTGTTCACGCTTATGGTGGATTCGTTTGCAATGAGTTATTATAAGAAGTGGGGTATTGATAATGGTGCAACTGGAGGTGGTCATCATCACCATATAAAAGGAGCTGAGGAATTGGGGAATCTTGCGGTTGAGGATAACACTGATGGGAAGGCTAATTCGGAAGTATTGCTAAGGCACCGTGTCGTGGCTCAG GTACTGGAACTTGGAATTGTAGTGCACTCAGTAGTGATTGGTCTGTCAATGGGGGCCTCAGATAATCCATGTACAATCAGACCACTCATTGCTGCTCTCTGCTTCCATCAACTCTTTGAAGGAATGGGTCTTGGAGGATGCATTCTAcag GCTGAATATGGGATGAAGATAAAAGCAATGATGGTGTTTTTCTTCTCAGCAACCACTCCATTGGGTATTGCACTAGGAATTGGTTTATCAAATGTATACAGTGATAACAGTCCTACAGCTTTAATTGTTGTGGGATTATTAAATGCTTCATCGGCAGGATTACTGAATTACATGGCATTGGTGGATCTCTTAGCAGCTGATTTTATGGGACCTAAACTGCAGCAAAATCTGAAGCTTCAGATACTCGCATATGTTTCAGTTCTACTAGGAGCTGGAGGCATGTCATTAATGGCAAAATGGGCCTAG